Genomic segment of Bacteroides stercoris ATCC 43183:
CGCCAATCCCATATTTCCTTGTTCTGTTCAGCTTGTTGTGGTGTAAAAGCAGCATACGCAGCATAGGGACTAGGCACGACTAATCTAACCTCCTGCTCATATTCCCATTCCTTTGCTTTTGTCCGCCATTGATAACTGGATAAATCTTTTGTGGTATGATATGCGTTAGGACGCTCTATTATATCCTGATATTGAACATCAAGAATAAGCGGTTCAAGATATATTGTACCAAACATTGGAGGAACAGATTCCATCACTTTGTCTATGTCAAGTCCTATGCAAACACCTTTGTGATTATAGCAATAATGACTCCACATTAGTAATGAATTATTAACTTTCGACAAGCTGCATAACCATGTATCATTGCGCAAATTGAGGGCATCATTTTCTTCTTTCTCTATCCACAATTCCTTAGGTATCCATCCCTGAAGTTTAGTATCAGGTACATTTGAGTAGTCGATTAGTTTTGGATGACAATCGAAAGGATCGTTCAGTTGAGACGCATTGGTGAATTGAAGATTCCGGTTTCCAATCATGCATTTTGCGCCGACTATATCTAAATATTTGTAGAGTATGCGAGACATTTATTATTCTATTGTTATTTGTCCATTAACTAAAAGTGGTAAAAGTTCATCACGTTGCCTAGTCAATTCTTCAATATTTGATTCATTTTGAAGATACATTTTTATAATATTAGAGACTTGTTCCGAAAAACAAATAATCAATTCACGAGTTGGTTTACATAACTTTATGCTGTTTAGGTTTTCTCGTGTTAGTTGTGGCTGTCCTGATCCAGAGATAGCTCCATCAATATTTGCATACTGTAAAGCCTGTTTGATATATTCATTGTGTATTAAATCGTCAATCATTTTAATAACCATTGCATTTCCTGTAATCCAAGAAAATGGAGCAGTTCTATTTACTGTACCACAACTATTTCCTCGACAAGCCATAGCTATTTCGCTATTTTCGTGGTTATAAGTGTGATATTTTCCTATAACACCATTAGCACCATAAACTTTGTATTTAGCGGATTCGTCGAGTTCTGACAACCCTAATGTTTTAGGTTGGTACATTTGGCATTCGTTACCAAGCGTTGTTGATT
This window contains:
- a CDS encoding DUF2971 domain-containing protein, encoding MIGNRNLQFTNASQLNDPFDCHPKLIDYSNVPDTKLQGWIPKELWIEKEENDALNLRNDTWLCSLSKVNNSLLMWSHYCYNHKGVCIGLDIDKVMESVPPMFGTIYLEPLILDVQYQDIIERPNAYHTTKDLSSYQWRTKAKEWEYEQEVRLVVPSPYAAYAAFTPQQAEQNKEIWDWREIHHYMPLKGECFESIYFGVNIEQTEKEKIIQHIRKELNPQIRLYQMEVDENAFRLRPVII